In a genomic window of Clavelina lepadiformis chromosome 7, kaClaLepa1.1, whole genome shotgun sequence:
- the LOC143464423 gene encoding trafficking protein particle complex subunit 8-like, with protein sequence MSQCSQSTDGFIKTLFGPRVGVLCSQDAEIISRRNNLSFAELIRPFCTINSEIHVHDSNNQAYVIRDLHITTCDMRCSPADENAVKQLLSDVVSDAANILETSKTLSLSSDGYSVAVNMSCPWFEAYRDTLTATAPQKPHEFINHCPACMLVVSSRHPNPVEEFGKLSQHQNQIQHSTQHHSVRWMVPNTLKYYVLLHDNSHPDFERAKSVMNDLQSMYGNNNCYLLRINSKDASETQQLPDPWGCFLNRKLPEMATEANGINMSDIPSNDLSADPLSVSSTEVHPSDKKWMQDLKQKANISDKGYGCCLTLADHEGLKTFMHDFASRGLIPHIEKLIRNFSEQIASRKAIHRSIFRATRTFFGGGKTSSAPALKNYGSGGLESPELQVRKLADLYFLCQMYDQAYHYYHAVRKDFANEQVWIHAAGASEMAALANFMQPRSQRAYPAHYVDSAIDTYSTTTSDDYLALRCGLVSLECLRMQGLYAEASAQLFRLTSEVDDLRSAILLEQIAHCFLRTQKPQLRKFAFHIVLAGHRYGKVSQRSCALLCYRSALQVYRGSGWNLAEDHINFTIGRQSFNLKQLEVACESFSKLLNGSKQPTSQQAMFLHEYLQVAKRNTEATKAVTNLPVPLINHSSIAARNATSGGSVIPDSKWKLLEESVQTVVTKESPQNSSIFTGIGKSSSFKAVVNELLWVDVTVCNPLQVALSLANVGLIYKFTKEDESEAEINVPPIKEFIIPEDSTNVLTFEINPQSVGDLQLVGISYQLSIAKLTGFTSQTSISTLDLTGQQLFRSGANTSIRVCPSAPKLDVIYENFPHKMLCGELKSNKVCLANIGQCNMKNVKVAYGSHTKCLFTPPDKTLLDAQAHFLRVTGQSYEGEVCQVQTLVHRELKPNESVELLCWIHAPSSDNIHPLNLYFYYESAGNIDGQLKSRTLKYSNDVFTRPSLSVQPLVNWDNSRQGALISVNMTNISQSCAFNGAKLLCSSKDWVLGAISQTPSPEIDVFQSAKVYFEANNIHENLEGNLQKLDLLEKIGMTSSAFSVEGNNLSFKSVSDFGNILSPENPGYLLVALEWQARCQGETLVGQHYLHLSELVDSKVSLSKIGLLKNSNAAEDSSQSLVALHQLVKWKLEFERSKQHDFITSGACFVKVKIVLQNQYDCELNVDVNGMDSNQTQTTGIPAASTRFLWAGKCLSKFTMQPKKTHTVTMKACISSAGVYNLNSFSVWAVPTRIMNKIPLLPQNCHYSCLVTINDANYKP encoded by the coding sequence ATGTCTCAGTGCTCACAAAGTACTGATGGCTTCATTAAGACTTTGTTTGGGCCAAGAGTGGGAGTTCTGTGCAGTCAAGATGCCGAGATCATAAGCCGTCGAAATAATCTTTCGTTCGCTGAGTTAATTCGTCCATTTTGTACGATTAACTCCGAGATACACGTTCATGATTCCAACAACCAAGCTTATGTTATCCGTGATCTTCACATAACAACATGTGATATGAGATGTTCCCCAGCCGATGAAAATGCCGTTAAACAATTGTTGTCAGATGTAGTGAGTGACGCGGCCAATATATTAGAAACATCAAAGACGCTTTCTCTTTCATCAGATGGCTACAGCGTTGCAGTCAACATGTCTTGCCCTTGGTTTGAAGCATATCGTGACACTTTGACAGCCACGGCTCCACAAAAGCCGCACGAGTTCATCAACCACTGTCCAGCTTGCATGTTGGTAGTTTCATCTCGTCATCCGAATCCGGTAGAAGAATTTGGAAAGCTTAGCCAACATCAAAATCAAATACAGCACAGCACTCAACATCACTCGGTGCGATGGATGGTACCAAATACTTTGAAGTATTACGTCCTTCTGCATGATAATTCTCACCCCGATTTTGAAAGAGCAAAGTCTGTGATGAATGATCTTCAATCTATGTACGGAAACAACAACTGCTACCTTCTGCGCATCAATTCCAAAGATGCCAGTGAGACTCAGCAACTACCTGATCCATGGGGATGTTTCCTGAATCGCAAACTGCCAGAGATGGCCACTGAAGCAAACGGCATTAACATGTCCGATATTCCGTCTAATGATTTGTCAGCTGACCCCCTTTCCGTATCGTCCACCGAAGTGCACCCGTCTGATAAGAAGTGGATGCAAGACTTGAAACAGAAAGCCAACATCTCTGATAAAGGATACGGATGCTGTCTCACCTTGGCCGATCATGAGGGGTTGAAGACATTTATGCACGATTTTGCTTCTCGTGGACTGATCCCTCACATCGAAAAGTTGATTCGCAATTTCAGTGAACAAATTGCATCAAGAAAAGCAATACATCGATCCATCTTCAGGGCAACGCGGACCTTTTTTGGTGGAGGAAAGACATCCAGTGCCCCCGCACTGAAAAACTATGGCAGTGGTGGCCTGGAATCACCAGAACTGCAAGTTCGGAAATTAGCAGATCTTTATTTTCTCTGTCAGATGTACGATCAGGCCTATCATTACTACCACGCCGTTAGAAAAGATTTCGCTAATGAGCAAGTATGGATTCACGCTGCTGGAGCTTCGGAAATGGCTGCACTAGCCAACTTCATGCAACCGCGCTCACAAAGAGCGTATCCTGCCCATTACGTGGACTCAGCAATCGATACTTATTCTACTACAACCAGCGACGATTACTTGGCTTTAAGATGTGGTCTTGTTAGTCTCGAATGTCTTCGAATGCAGGGCTTGTACGCTGAAGCATCTGCTCAGCTTTTTCGTCTAACAAGTGAAGTGGATGACCTCAGAAGTGCAATACTACTGGAGCAAATTGCACACTGCTTTCTACGTACCCAGAAGCCTCAGCTTCGAAAATTCGCCTTTCATATTGTGCTAGCTGGACATAGATATGGAAAAGTTTCTCAACGTTCTTGTGCCCTTTTATGCTACAGGTCTGCCTTACAGGTCTATCGAGGAAGTGGGTGGAACTTAGCAGAAGATCACATCAATTTTACCATTGGCAGGCAGTCGTTTAATTTGAAGCAGCTAGAAGTTGCATGTGAGTCATTTAGTAAACTGCTCAATGGCTCCAAACAGCCCACCAGCCAGCAAGCTATGTTTCTTCACGAATACCTCCAGGTTGCCAAGAGAAACACTGAAGCCACAAAAGCTGTCACCAATCTTCCAGTTCCTCTCATAAACCATTCTAGTATAGCAGCACGCAACGCAACATCTGGCGGAAGTGTAATTCCCGACTCTAAATGGAAGTTATTGGAGGAGTCTGTTCAGACTGTTGTCACGAAAGAATCGCCACAAAATTCATCAATCTTCACTGGCATTGGTAAGTCTTCGTCGTTTAAAGCTGTTGTTAACGAGCTCCTTTGGGTAGATGTCACTGTTTGTAACCCCTTGCAAGTTGCGTTGTCCCTTGCCAATGTCGGTTTGATCTATAAATTCACAAAAGAAGACGAATCAGAAGCTGAGATCAATGTTCCACCTATTAAGGAGTTTATTATCCCGGAGGACTCCAcaaatgttttaacatttgaaataaatccGCAAAGCGTTGGTGACCTTCAGCTTGTTGGGATCTCTTACCAACTCAGCATCGCAAAACTTACAGGATTTACGTCACAGACCAGCATTTCAACACTTGATTTAACCGGACAGCAGCTTTTTCGGTCCGGTGCTAATACCAGCATCCGTGTATGTCCATCTGCTCCCAAACTGGATGtgatttatgaaaattttcctCATAAGATGTTGTGTGGAGAGCTCAAgtcaaataaagtttgtcttgCGAATATTGGCCAGTGCAACATGAAGAATGTGAAGGTTGCATATGGGTCTCACACAAAATGCCTTTTCACCCCCCCTGACAAGACTTTACTTGATGCCCAGGCCCACTTCTTGAGAGTGACTGGCCAGTCATATGAAGGTGAAGTCTGTCAAGTACAGACTCTTGTCCACAGAGAGCTAAAACCAAATGAAAGTGTGGAGCTTCTATGTTGGATACACGCGCCATCCAGTGACAACATTCATCCCttgaatttatatttttattacgaATCGGCCGGTAATATTGACGGACAGTTGAAATCTCGGACGTTGAAATACAGTAATGATGTTTTTACAAGGCCATCGTTATCTGTGCAACCTCTTGTAAATTGGGACAACAGTAGGCAAGGAGCTTTGATATCGGTCAACATGACCAACATAAGTCAGTCTTGTGCATTCAACGGTGCAAAACTTTTGTGCAGTTCCAAAGACTGGGTGCTAGGTGCGATATCACAGACACCATCACCAGAAATAGATGTCTTTCAATCAGCCAAAGTTTATTTCGAAGCAAATAACATTCATGAAAATTTGGAAGGAAACCTACAGAAGCTTGACCTTCTTGAAAAAATTGGAATGACTTCATCTGCGTTTTCTGTTGAAGGAAACAATCTTTCTTTCAAATCTGTATCAGactttggaaatattttatccCCAGAAAATCCTGGTTACCTGCTCGTAGCGCTGGAATGGCAGGCTCGGTGTCAAGGTGAAACCCTGGTTGGCCAACATTACTTGCACTTGTCTGAGTTGGTCGACAGCAAAGTTTCGTTGTCGAAAATCGGACTCCTAAAGAACTCGAACGCAGCTGAAGATAGCAGTCAGAGTTTAGTTGCTCTGCATCAGCTCGTCAAATGGAAACTGGAATTTGAAAGAAGCAAGCAGCATGATTTTATAACTTCCGGTGCATGCTTTGTAAAGGTTAagattgttttgcaaaatcaatACGACTGTGAACTGAATGTCGATGTTAATGGAATGGACTCAAATCAAACACAGACCACTGGAATACCAGCTGCCAGTACTAGGTTTTTGTGGGCCGGCAAATGTTTATCGAAATTTACTATGCAGCCTAAAAAGACCCACACGGTAACTATGAAAGCGTGTATTTCGTCAGCCGGGGTCTACAACTTAAACTCTTTTAGCGTTTGGGCAGTTCCCACTCGAATCATGAACAAAATTCCACTTTTACCACAAAACTGCCATTACTCCTGTCTAGTTACCATAAACGATGCAAATTATAAACCATAA